GCGCGCGTTCGGTCACCTTCTTGCAGCGCAGGCGCGGCGTGATCGGTGGTTGCTTCCCATTTGGATCCTGGGCATCGGACTACTCGGGGGCGCGATCGGCACCGCCATCAGCGGACAGTTTGCGGATGTGGCGGAACGCGCGTCCATTGCCGCGTTGGCCTCGGCGAACCCCGCGTTTCTGTTCCTGCGTGGACTTCCTGACGGGTTGAGCATTGGCGCTCTCGCCTTCTTCCAATCGTTCTCCTTCATCGGCGTTCTCGCGGGGTTCATGAGCACCTTCCTCGTCGTGCGGCACACCCGCGCCGACGAAGAACTGGGACGTGCAGAGCTCGTTGGATCAACCCCCATTCGCCGCAGCACCGCGCTGGCCGCGACGATCGCCCTCGGTGTGATCGCCAACCTGCTGCTGATCGTTGTGGTTGCGGTGGGCTACATCGTTGGCGGGCTACCTGCGGGCGGATCCATTACCGCTGCCCTCGCCGTCGGATCCGTCGGGCTATTCTTCGTGGGCGCCACAGCAGTGGTCGTTCAATTTCTGCCGTCGGGTCGCGCATCGAACGGGGTTGCCGCCGCGCTCGTCGGCGCCGCATACCTCACCCGCGGCATCGGCGATGCCCTCGGGACCCCCAATGCGCAACTCACGCGCGTCACCCCGAGTGGGTTGTCCTGGCTCTCGCCGATTGGCTGGGGGCAGGCAACTCGACCATTCTCCGAGCCCACGCTCGCACCGCTTGTGTTGTCCTCCGCGGGCTTCGGACTGCTGGCAATCGCCGCGCTCACCCTGCGCAGTCGTCGGGACCTGGGCGCCAGTCTCGTTCCGGAACGGAGAGGCCGCCCAGGAGCGCGCCTCGGCGGCCGCAGCGTCCTCGGACTAGCATGGCGGCTGCAACGCTCCACACTTCTCGGCTGGTGCATCGGAGTCGCGGTCTTGGGCTCCATCGCCGGAGGGCTCGGGCCGGTGGTCGCCGAAGCGGTAGAAGGCAACCCGTCGCTCTCAAACCTGATCGCCAACCTCGTTCCCGGCACCACGGCAGACGTCGTCCACATCTTCACGTCTGCCCTGCTCGGAATCGGCGGCGTGCTCGCCGGAGCCGCCGGTGTACAAGCCGTTTTGCGGCTGCGCGCCGAAGAGGCCGAGGGACGCGCGGAGCTCCTGCTCGCCACGCCCGTCTCCCGACCGCGTTGGGTCGGCGCAACACTGGTCGTTGCTACCGGATCCGTGCTTGCCGTGTGCACGGTAATTGGAACGGTAACGGGAATCGCGATCGCGAACTCCAGTGGAGATGTCGCGGCCGTGGCCCGCTTCAGCGGCGCCGCCCTCGCCCACACACCCGCGGCCCTCGTGTTCGTCGCGATCACTGCGCTCGTGTTCGCCATAGTGCCGCGACTCACGATCCCCCTTGGCTGGGGACTGCTCGTGATCGGCCTCGTGCTCGGCCAGTTCGGCGCACTCCTGCAACTCCCCGAGTGGCTCCAAAACATCAGCCCGTTCCACCACAGCTCAGCGCTCCCCGTCGAGGACCTAAACGTCGCTGCCGCATCAGTTCTCCTAGCGACGGCCGTGCTGGGCGCTGCGCTCGCAATGGTGGTCATCCGACGACGGGACTTGGTGTCTTGACGGCGCCCATTTCGCAGGAGACGTGGCGCTGGGGTGGCATGACACCACCGGCCGGCTCGATTCACCAGGCTGGACTGGAGCAGCTCTGCTAAGCAACCGGTGGTCGGCAAATACACTCCAGCGGCGTGCTCCGGGCCGACGTACTGTGGACAAGCTGCCCTTGGTTGTAGTGTGACCCTAGGAGTGCCGGGAAGCCTGGTCGGCGAGTAATCGTCGATTGGATTTAGCCGTGCGAGTTCTCATCTTCACCTTCGGCACCCGAGGCGACATCGACCCGTTCGCCGCTCTCGCCGAGCGACTCAGCGTGTCCGGCCACGTCGCCGTCCTTTCAGCTCCCGAGCCTTACCGTGATGCCGTCTCCTCCGGTGTCGGCTTCGAGCCGATGGCAACGGAGATGGATCGGGTCATGCGCGCCGGTATGGCCGAACTGCGCGGTCCGGCGCAGGCCCTGAAGCTGGCTCGACAGATGTCGGCGGCGATGCGCACGTCGCTCCACGAGCAGTGGGAGATCGCCCAACGAGTCCGGCCGACCCTCATCGTCGCGCACCCCAAGGCCCTCGGCGGCCTCCACATCGCTGAGCGTCTCGGCGTCCCCTTCGTCCCCTCCCTTCCGTTGCCGTTCCTCACGCCCACGAATGCCTTTCCGATACCGTTCCTCGCGCGCCCGCTTCCGTGGCGGCTGAACCGGCTCACCTACCAGTTCAACCGCTTCACGGCGCTGGCGTACGGCGGCATGATCAATAGGTTCCGTCGTGAACGTCTTGGGCTGCCGCGGATGAGCAGGCTCAGCGACTACCTGACGACGCGAGGCGGTGATCCCGCACCCGTGCTGTATTCGTTCAGCCGATACGTCGTCCCTGTACCGGGCGACTACCCCGCCACGGCACACGTCACCGGCTACTGGTTTCGGGAAACTACCTCGACATGGGAGCCGCCGAGAGATCTCCTCGACTTTCTCCAGGGCAGTCGGCCCGTCGTCTACGTCGGTTTCGGCAGCATGGGATTCGGGGCGAAAGCCGAAGAGCGGGGTCGAGTCGTGCTACAAGCCCTCCAGCAAGTTGGTGTGCGGGCCGTGGTCGCAACCGGTTGGGGCGCACTTGCCGCTCGATCAACGGACGACATCTTCGTCGTCAAAGACGTACCGCACGAATGGCTGTTCCCGCGAGTAGACGCCGTCGTCCATCACGGAGGGTCGGGCACCACTGCAGCCGGCCTGCGTGCCGGGAAGCCCACGCTGATCTGCCCGGTTCTGGGCGACCAGCCGTTCTGGGGCCGACGTATCCACGAACTCGGCACAGGACCTCGCCCGCTGCACTTACGCAGCGCGACCCCTGCCGCCCTCGCGCGACGAATTCTCGACCTGATCTCGCGGGAGGAGTACGCCGCCGCGTCGACGGCTATCGGCGAGCAGATCGCCTCGGAGCATGGCACCGGCGATGCGGTCGAGGTGCTGCAGTTCATTGAGGCGGCTTTTGCTGCTCGTCGTCTGGCGCCCAACTCATAGGACGGACTTGAGGCGCGTCGGTCGGGC
This Salinibacterium sp. ZJ450 DNA region includes the following protein-coding sequences:
- a CDS encoding ABC transporter permease produces the protein MRAFGHLLAAQARRDRWLLPIWILGIGLLGGAIGTAISGQFADVAERASIAALASANPAFLFLRGLPDGLSIGALAFFQSFSFIGVLAGFMSTFLVVRHTRADEELGRAELVGSTPIRRSTALAATIALGVIANLLLIVVVAVGYIVGGLPAGGSITAALAVGSVGLFFVGATAVVVQFLPSGRASNGVAAALVGAAYLTRGIGDALGTPNAQLTRVTPSGLSWLSPIGWGQATRPFSEPTLAPLVLSSAGFGLLAIAALTLRSRRDLGASLVPERRGRPGARLGGRSVLGLAWRLQRSTLLGWCIGVAVLGSIAGGLGPVVAEAVEGNPSLSNLIANLVPGTTADVVHIFTSALLGIGGVLAGAAGVQAVLRLRAEEAEGRAELLLATPVSRPRWVGATLVVATGSVLAVCTVIGTVTGIAIANSSGDVAAVARFSGAALAHTPAALVFVAITALVFAIVPRLTIPLGWGLLVIGLVLGQFGALLQLPEWLQNISPFHHSSALPVEDLNVAAASVLLATAVLGAALAMVVIRRRDLVS
- a CDS encoding glycosyltransferase, with amino-acid sequence MRVLIFTFGTRGDIDPFAALAERLSVSGHVAVLSAPEPYRDAVSSGVGFEPMATEMDRVMRAGMAELRGPAQALKLARQMSAAMRTSLHEQWEIAQRVRPTLIVAHPKALGGLHIAERLGVPFVPSLPLPFLTPTNAFPIPFLARPLPWRLNRLTYQFNRFTALAYGGMINRFRRERLGLPRMSRLSDYLTTRGGDPAPVLYSFSRYVVPVPGDYPATAHVTGYWFRETTSTWEPPRDLLDFLQGSRPVVYVGFGSMGFGAKAEERGRVVLQALQQVGVRAVVATGWGALAARSTDDIFVVKDVPHEWLFPRVDAVVHHGGSGTTAAGLRAGKPTLICPVLGDQPFWGRRIHELGTGPRPLHLRSATPAALARRILDLISREEYAAASTAIGEQIASEHGTGDAVEVLQFIEAAFAARRLAPNS